The DNA segment CAGGAACATCTTTCTGAAAATCTTTACGGAGGACAACAATAAACAGCTGGCGCTCCTGCAAACTTTATTCGAGATACAACAAAAAGATGATGCTATTCTTCAATTTGAAAATGAAAAAGACATCAACCGCATTATGGTGATTGCCGCTGTCCTCATTATTGTGCTCCTCATTTCCCTCGCCGCAAGCACCATCAGCCGTCAAAGGCTGAAGATCAGGAATGAACAAAAGGTAAACGAGCAGAACAACAGGTTATACGAAACCCAGAAAACGGCCATCAAAGACGCCCTGGAGTTAAAGAGCAAAGAACTGACCAGCAATACCCTGCACATCATTCAAAGCAATCAGTTCCTGGAGAGCCTCAGGTCACAGATTGAAGAAATGGTGAAAGAAGACAAGCGGGACCAGAAGAAACAATTGCAACAGCTTGTGCAACGGATCAATCAAAGCATCAGTCACGATCAACACTGGAAAGATTTCACAGGAATGTTTGAACAGATTCATCAGACTTTTTTCGATCATCTGAAAGCACATTGTGATGAACTCACCGCAAATGACATCCGGCTGGTCGCCCTGATCAAAATGAATTTAAGCTCCAAAGATATGGCCGCACTTTTTGGAATTTCACAAGACAGTTTGCGGGTAGCACGCTATAGATTAAGGAAGAAACTGAACCTCCCGCAAGGAGAAAACCTCAGCACTTTTATACAGACTTTATAGGCATTTTTTCAAAATCACCGACACTTAACAATAGCATAACATTACGCTAATCAAATGGTAATGGCGTTTTATGTTACCAACAATATACTGTAAATCAATCAATTAAACAAATCATGTTCACGCTGTACGCGTTTTGTATACCCTTCATGTAACGCTGTATACATTTTGTTCACGGCAATAATTTCGAAGCTGATCTGCGAGTGCTCACATTTGACCAACGTTAGCAAACACAAACCAGCAACAACAAATTAATTAAGAAAATGAAGACACTATTACCCGTTCTTTTTTGCCTATTATTTAGCATTACCGCAGCCCGGGCGACCAGCCTGAAGGGCTATGTTTACGACCAGAAAACAGGGGAAGCATTGGTAGGCGCATCTGTTCTTCTGGAAAAGACAGATCGTGCCGTTCTAACCGGGCTCGATGGATCGTTTGTGATCAAACATCCGCCAACAGGAACATTTACCATAAAAGTATCTTACCTGATGTACAAAACCTTTAGCCAACAGATCAGTATCCTTAAAGAAGACAACCCTGTAGTTAAGATTTTTTTGTCCGAAACTAAAGATGCCGAGTTACATGAAGTCATGATCTCTGCAAAAAATGACGGATCAGCAGAGAAAACAGCCAGAAGGATTGAGCAGAAATCCCCCCAACTGGTCAATGTTGTTTCCGGCAGGGCAATGGAAGTCTCTCCCGACCTGACAGTTGCCAATGTCATTCAGCGCGTCTCCGGTGTATCTGTAGAAAGAAGCAGCAGTGGAGATGGACAATATGCCATTCTTCGCGGAATGGATAAAAGGTATAATTACACACTCGTGAATGGCGTGAAAATCCCCAGTCCGGACAATAAATACCGTTATGTGCCCCTGGATATTTTTCCTTCCGAATTATTGGAAAGGTTAGAAGTTTACAAAACGCTCAACTCCAATATGGAAGCTGATGCCGTTGGTGGTGCCATCAACATGGTCATGAAAGATGCTCCCGATAAATTACAGCTGAAAGTAAATCTGGCAACTGGCTATAGCCAGTTATTTCTGGACCGTGGTTTTACCACTTTCCAGACCAATGGCATCCATCGGAAATCCCCTTATGAAATGAATGGAAAGGACTATAAAGCCACACAGCTTGATTTTCCAAAAGGGACCATAGATTACAGTTCAAAACATCCTGCTCCAGGTCTGGTAGGTGGATTATCTATTGGCAGACGCTTTTTGGATAATAAACTCGGTGTACTCCTTGCCGGAAGTTACCAAAATACTTACCGCGGCAGCAACAGTACCTTTTATAATTCCTCCAATGTGGATACCGATCCTTTTGCAACCATTACCTCCAGGGAGGACCGTCAGTATTCGGAGCGGCAACAACGCTATGGCACCCATGCAAAATTAGATTACACCTTTAATCCGCAGCATAAATTAAGTTTATACAATGCTTATGTGAACCTGCAAAGCACGCAACTCCGCGATTCAAAAGAAACTGATTTTTCTTCGGGTTATAACCAGGATTCAGGAAATGCCAAATTAAACTATGAAACCCGTTCCCGCTTTACAGAACAGCAGATTTTCAATACCACCCTTCAGGGTGACCACCAGCTGATTCCGAAACAACTGAAGCTGAACTGGTCTGCGGTATACTCTTCAGCAAAAAACGATGTTCCTGATCAAAGCACCATCAATATCCTTGGAATAAGGGAGAATTTTGCAGAACGGAAAACCGTGGTGCAGTCGATTGGAGACGTATACACCCGTCGTTGGGAACGCAATACGGAAGAAGAT comes from the Pedobacter sp. FW305-3-2-15-E-R2A2 genome and includes:
- a CDS encoding TonB-dependent receptor gives rise to the protein MKTLLPVLFCLLFSITAARATSLKGYVYDQKTGEALVGASVLLEKTDRAVLTGLDGSFVIKHPPTGTFTIKVSYLMYKTFSQQISILKEDNPVVKIFLSETKDAELHEVMISAKNDGSAEKTARRIEQKSPQLVNVVSGRAMEVSPDLTVANVIQRVSGVSVERSSSGDGQYAILRGMDKRYNYTLVNGVKIPSPDNKYRYVPLDIFPSELLERLEVYKTLNSNMEADAVGGAINMVMKDAPDKLQLKVNLATGYSQLFLDRGFTTFQTNGIHRKSPYEMNGKDYKATQLDFPKGTIDYSSKHPAPGLVGGLSIGRRFLDNKLGVLLAGSYQNTYRGSNSTFYNSSNVDTDPFATITSREDRQYSERQQRYGTHAKLDYTFNPQHKLSLYNAYVNLQSTQLRDSKETDFSSGYNQDSGNAKLNYETRSRFTEQQIFNTTLQGDHQLIPKQLKLNWSAVYSSAKNDVPDQSTINILGIRENFAERKTVVQSIGDVYTRRWERNTEEDKAGYLDLTYTVPIAGMNVDFSAGGLYRDKQRSSFYNNYTLTPATQNLEYGKDFSNYGDISWTVKNPAGAVNNPLTYDASEKISAGYGMFKLNAEDLEVIGGLRVEHTDQGYRMLFPAGELRPTGKQVYTDYLPSMNLKYKLNKKEQLRASYFRSLNRPGFYELIPGGGNREEYKERGNPDLKRALADNFDLRYELFPNGTDQLMVGAFYKNIQNPIEYTFQADATRGQDTYYVPGNFGTAKNYGLELDYIKFFHQFGVKANYTYTHSRITTTKTYRVRDANGDLQPLSANQSRPLFGQSANIANISLLYKDSKKGWDAQLAASYTGERINTISQFLNNDLWQKGFIQMDASAEKKFKNNLSVFVKAGNLLNTPLKLFIKGTNEKNLQTTAQEFDGNTLIRNDYYKQNYLLGLRYKL